A portion of the Streptomyces sp. YPW6 genome contains these proteins:
- a CDS encoding sugar porter family MFS transporter gives MTSSTANGPESGAKAVPPDHLGHVIFITAAAAMGGFLFGYDSSVINGAVEAIRDRYDIGSGTLAQVIAIALIGCAIGAATAGRIADRIGRIRCMQIASVLFTASAIGSALPFALWDLAMWRIIGGFAIGMASVIGPAYIAEVSPPAYRGRLGSFQQAAIVIGIAVSQLVNYAVLQIADGDQRGEILGLEAWQWMLGVMVVPAVLYGLLSFAIPESPRFLISVGKKAEARKILEEVEGDKIDLDARVTEIETAMHREHKSSFKDLLGNRFFFLPIVWVGIGLSMFQQLVGINVAFYYSATLWQSVGIDPTDSFFYSFTTSIINIIGTVIAMVLVDRVGRRPLALVGSVGMAVALAVEAWAFSADLVDGKLPTAQGATALVAAHVFVLFFALSWGVVVWVFLGEMFPNRLRAAALGVAVFAQWMANWAITASFPSLADWNLSGTYIIYAGFAVLSIPFVLKFVKETKGKTLEEMG, from the coding sequence GTGACCAGCAGCACAGCGAACGGACCCGAGTCCGGGGCGAAGGCGGTTCCCCCGGACCACCTCGGCCATGTCATCTTCATCACCGCGGCCGCGGCGATGGGCGGCTTTCTCTTCGGCTACGACAGCTCCGTCATCAACGGCGCCGTCGAGGCGATCCGCGACCGGTACGACATCGGTTCCGGAACGCTCGCCCAGGTCATCGCCATCGCGCTGATCGGCTGTGCGATCGGCGCCGCCACCGCGGGCCGGATCGCGGACCGGATCGGCCGCATCCGCTGCATGCAGATCGCCTCGGTGCTCTTCACCGCGAGCGCGATCGGCTCCGCGCTGCCGTTCGCGCTCTGGGACCTGGCGATGTGGCGCATCATCGGCGGCTTCGCCATCGGCATGGCCTCCGTGATCGGCCCGGCCTACATCGCCGAGGTCTCCCCGCCCGCCTACCGCGGCCGGCTCGGTTCCTTCCAGCAGGCCGCGATCGTCATCGGTATCGCCGTCTCCCAGCTGGTCAACTACGCCGTCCTGCAGATCGCCGACGGCGACCAGCGCGGCGAGATCCTGGGCCTGGAGGCATGGCAGTGGATGCTCGGCGTGATGGTCGTCCCGGCCGTCCTGTACGGGCTCCTCTCCTTCGCCATCCCCGAGTCCCCGCGCTTCCTCATCTCGGTGGGCAAGAAGGCCGAGGCGCGCAAGATCCTCGAAGAGGTCGAGGGTGACAAGATCGATCTCGACGCGCGCGTCACCGAGATCGAGACCGCCATGCACCGCGAGCACAAGTCTTCCTTCAAGGACCTGCTCGGCAACCGCTTCTTCTTCCTGCCGATCGTCTGGGTCGGCATCGGCCTGTCGATGTTCCAGCAGCTCGTCGGCATCAACGTGGCCTTCTACTACTCGGCGACGCTGTGGCAGTCCGTCGGCATCGACCCGACCGACTCGTTCTTCTACTCGTTCACCACCTCGATCATCAACATCATCGGCACGGTGATCGCGATGGTGCTGGTGGACCGGGTGGGCCGCAGGCCGCTCGCCCTCGTCGGCTCCGTCGGCATGGCGGTCGCGCTCGCCGTCGAGGCCTGGGCCTTCTCCGCCGACCTGGTCGACGGCAAGCTCCCCACCGCACAGGGCGCCACGGCGCTGGTCGCCGCCCACGTCTTCGTGCTCTTCTTCGCCCTGTCCTGGGGTGTCGTCGTCTGGGTCTTCCTGGGCGAGATGTTCCCGAACCGCCTGCGCGCCGCCGCCCTCGGCGTCGCGGTCTTCGCGCAGTGGATGGCCAACTGGGCGATCACCGCCAGCTTCCCGAGCCTGGCCGACTGGAACCTGTCGGGTACGTACATCATCTACGCCGGCTTCGCCGTGCTCTCGATCCCCTTCGTGCTCAAGTTCGTGAAGGAGACCAAGGGCAAAACGCTGGAGGAGATGGGCTAA